From the genome of Candidatus Terasakiella magnetica, one region includes:
- a CDS encoding TrbI/VirB10 family protein, whose protein sequence is MASSWGCAFLAIFGACGDEPPQKTETLPPIPETQEIELIGEPEPEPAAPPPPPPKVGKLAVRPLNIDFGAVLEGDLSSVKTVRLQNVGDGPLLVGHFGLPRRYIKTNDDCPPQLAPGQHCQINLSLDTARPGLVNETLSVAHTKAKPYRVSLSANIIAKPVPPPEPEPEPEPIVYEAPPPPEPSREELLRDLARKQRYKARPTAIKNASYTSPLAQQAQAKGPSGHWRYQDKSYKGIGIAKTEVSYPVDRCRVITEDAYIDASIENSVNSMIGGRIVATVSYPVMGSECNYVLIPPGTRIVGEFKPLEDNSITRLEVAWRRMILPDGSSVIFDFGAADVEGKSGYQGEIDDRKEEKYATIFAISAIDMAMYGAAAYFQNQSSSTGQAVAQINTNTSSQLGEVTAAIIQQQLNIKNVLRLHKRLEVKIIPTADLWFPEAVYEQGVAQK, encoded by the coding sequence ATGGCTAGTTCTTGGGGATGCGCTTTCCTAGCGATTTTCGGTGCTTGTGGAGATGAACCACCACAGAAAACCGAGACCTTACCACCTATACCCGAAACGCAAGAAATTGAGTTAATCGGTGAACCAGAGCCTGAACCAGCAGCACCGCCACCACCGCCACCTAAGGTAGGAAAGCTCGCTGTGCGCCCTTTAAACATTGATTTTGGGGCGGTTCTGGAAGGAGATCTTAGTAGTGTAAAAACTGTGAGACTTCAGAATGTTGGTGATGGGCCTTTATTGGTAGGCCATTTTGGGTTGCCAAGACGATATATTAAAACCAATGATGATTGTCCCCCGCAACTTGCACCAGGACAACATTGTCAAATCAACCTTAGCCTTGATACAGCTAGACCAGGCTTGGTCAATGAAACCCTTAGCGTTGCTCACACCAAAGCTAAACCTTATCGTGTTTCCCTGAGTGCAAACATCATAGCCAAACCAGTTCCACCACCTGAGCCGGAGCCTGAACCAGAACCTATCGTGTATGAGGCTCCACCACCGCCTGAGCCATCCCGTGAGGAATTGTTACGAGACCTAGCGCGAAAGCAACGTTATAAGGCACGACCTACAGCAATCAAAAATGCTAGTTACACATCACCTTTAGCACAACAAGCACAAGCGAAGGGGCCAAGTGGTCATTGGCGATATCAAGATAAAAGCTACAAGGGTATTGGAATTGCCAAAACAGAGGTTTCATATCCTGTTGATCGCTGCCGTGTGATAACAGAAGATGCCTATATTGACGCATCTATCGAAAATTCGGTGAACTCCATGATTGGAGGCAGAATTGTTGCTACGGTTTCTTATCCAGTTATGGGATCAGAATGTAATTATGTGTTAATCCCACCAGGCACACGCATTGTAGGTGAATTCAAACCTCTTGAAGATAATTCTATTACCCGGCTAGAAGTCGCGTGGCGACGCATGATCCTGCCGGATGGTTCCAGCGTTATCTTTGATTTCGGCGCAGCCGATGTTGAAGGCAAAAGCGGTTATCAAGGTGAGATTGATGATCGAAAAGAGGAAAAATACGCAACCATCTTTGCCATCAGTGCAATTGATATGGCCATGTATGGCGCGGCCGCGTACTTCCAAAATCAATCTTCCTCTACAGGGCAAGCAGTTGCGCAAATCAATACAAATACATCCAGTCAGTTAGGTGAAGTCACCGCTGCGATTATTCAACAACAACTCAATATCAAAAACGTATTGAGATTACACAAGCGTCTTGAGGTCAAAATCATTCCAACCGCAGATTTGTGGTTTCCTGAAGCTGTTTATGAACAGGGAGTAGCTCAAAAATGA
- a CDS encoding TrbG/VirB9 family P-type conjugative transfer protein, whose protein sequence is MAKFNFCVVLLLTLVLSSNAIAQDKYQRGQSAQHSKPKGKKETVVYIEKPFDPMNMTNREIEELLQLEGGADLSDSRAVLNAVCDPKAKGHKKQLSPGIRVYEYHKHKAMHVCIGIGGKTWIEFPSWEIITKVKPVLGSETIFGTVEHDSHSVTLHAENSGVDTTLHVRSGFGNLYTFFVKAIGTEYKAVPDASVFVYVDEPEDLVERTKVAKAEIATEDAFTTMKSEMNKKPDYKREKPFDWTKADCNDYRVAPLNDAGKELMPERVCTDGYWTLFDLGDKSDSKRRVTIYQVVDRTDQPLAPQTRGSRDQLILVNRTGKFTLGIGEAIICATLIDRKDKYKDHPNG, encoded by the coding sequence ATGGCGAAATTTAATTTTTGTGTAGTCCTGCTACTTACCCTTGTTTTAAGCAGTAATGCTATTGCTCAAGACAAGTATCAACGGGGACAATCCGCCCAACATAGTAAACCAAAAGGGAAGAAGGAAACGGTTGTCTATATTGAAAAGCCCTTCGATCCCATGAACATGACAAATCGAGAAATCGAAGAACTGCTTCAATTGGAAGGTGGAGCCGATCTCTCTGATTCTCGTGCTGTGTTGAACGCTGTCTGTGACCCAAAGGCCAAAGGTCACAAAAAGCAATTATCTCCTGGTATTCGTGTCTATGAATACCACAAACATAAAGCAATGCATGTTTGTATCGGGATTGGTGGCAAAACCTGGATTGAGTTTCCTTCATGGGAAATCATCACTAAAGTTAAGCCTGTCCTTGGTTCAGAAACGATTTTTGGTACAGTAGAACATGATAGTCATTCCGTAACACTACATGCGGAAAACTCAGGTGTAGATACAACTCTCCACGTTAGGAGCGGTTTTGGCAATCTTTATACATTTTTCGTAAAAGCAATTGGTACAGAATATAAGGCTGTGCCAGATGCTTCGGTTTTTGTGTATGTCGATGAACCGGAAGATCTCGTTGAACGCACCAAAGTGGCCAAGGCAGAGATCGCGACTGAAGACGCTTTCACGACGATGAAATCCGAGATGAATAAAAAGCCGGATTACAAACGTGAGAAGCCCTTTGATTGGACTAAAGCCGATTGTAACGATTATCGCGTAGCTCCTCTAAACGATGCCGGAAAAGAGCTGATGCCAGAGCGCGTGTGTACGGATGGATACTGGACATTGTTTGATCTAGGCGACAAGTCAGACAGCAAGCGAAGAGTGACAATCTATCAGGTAGTAGATCGCACAGACCAGCCATTAGCGCCGCAAACCAGAGGATCAAGAGACCAGCTTATTCTAGTTAACCGCACCGGGAAATTCACTCTTGGTATTGGTGAAGCGATTATTTGCGCAACTCTGATTGATCGCAAGGACAAGTATAAGGATCATCCAAATGGCTAG